One genomic segment of Nocardioides cavernaquae includes these proteins:
- a CDS encoding globin: protein MGTVSTEAATFYDEIGGMDTFRRIVDRFYAGVAEDPLLRPMYPEEDLGPARERFTLFLAQYWGGPSTYSDERGHPRLRMRHAPFEVTPAAAQRWLIHFRAALDEAALTPAQDTQFWDYVTHAAQFMINTPAG, encoded by the coding sequence ATGGGGACCGTGAGCACCGAGGCAGCAACGTTCTACGACGAGATCGGCGGGATGGACACCTTCCGCCGCATCGTCGACCGCTTCTACGCGGGCGTCGCCGAGGACCCACTGCTGCGGCCGATGTATCCCGAGGAGGACCTCGGCCCGGCCCGCGAGCGGTTCACGCTCTTCCTGGCGCAGTACTGGGGCGGCCCCTCGACGTACTCCGACGAGCGCGGGCACCCCCGCCTGCGCATGCGGCACGCACCGTTCGAGGTCACGCCTGCAGCCGCGCAGCGCTGGCTCATTCACTTCCGCGCCGCACTCGACGAGGCCGCGCTGACGCCCGCCCAGGACACCCAGTTCTGGGACTACGTCACGCACGCCGCGCAGTTCATGATCAACACGCCTGCCGGCTGA
- a CDS encoding rhodanese-like domain-containing protein yields MSVPEFASVDELLEAARARLERLSPEAARDAVRRGARLVDIRPEWQRRADGEIPGAVVVERNHLEWRLHPGSDARLADAVEGQEWVVYCTEGYTSSLAAASLVSLGIPATDVIGGIRAWQAAGLPVVAGGTAVEHVVEGPSE; encoded by the coding sequence GTGAGCGTGCCTGAGTTCGCCTCGGTGGACGAGCTCCTCGAGGCCGCCCGCGCCCGCCTGGAGCGGCTCTCTCCCGAGGCCGCGCGCGACGCCGTACGCCGCGGGGCCAGGCTCGTCGACATCCGACCCGAGTGGCAGCGGCGCGCCGACGGGGAGATCCCCGGTGCCGTCGTCGTCGAGCGCAACCACCTCGAGTGGCGCCTGCACCCGGGCTCGGATGCGCGCCTCGCGGACGCGGTCGAGGGCCAGGAGTGGGTCGTCTACTGCACCGAGGGCTACACCTCGTCGCTGGCGGCGGCATCGCTGGTCTCGCTGGGGATCCCCGCCACCGACGTGATCGGTGGCATCCGTGCCTGGCAGGCCGCCGGTCTGCCCGTCGTCGCCGGTGGCACAGCGGTCGAGCACGTCGTCGAGGGGCCGAGCGAGTGA
- a CDS encoding single-stranded DNA-binding protein produces MNETTVTVLGYVGTDPTEHSVGETSVATFRLASTPRVFRPRENTWADRETNWFTVNAWRALAQHVMTSVHQSEPVIVHGRLRAQAWKDDAGIARTTMVLDALTIGHDLTKGDAAFIKTAASSATSSVEEQAIAEANAALEGAGGQVTSDGRFLEEAVAEPAPF; encoded by the coding sequence ATGAACGAGACGACTGTGACGGTGCTGGGCTATGTGGGCACCGACCCGACGGAGCACTCGGTGGGGGAGACGTCGGTGGCCACCTTCCGGCTGGCCTCGACGCCTCGCGTCTTCCGCCCGAGGGAGAACACCTGGGCCGACCGCGAGACCAACTGGTTCACCGTCAACGCCTGGCGGGCGCTGGCGCAGCACGTGATGACCTCGGTGCACCAGAGCGAGCCGGTCATCGTCCACGGCCGCCTGCGGGCGCAGGCATGGAAGGACGATGCCGGGATCGCGCGCACGACAATGGTGCTCGACGCGCTCACGATCGGCCACGACCTGACCAAGGGGGACGCGGCCTTCATCAAGACCGCGGCGTCGTCGGCGACCTCGTCGGTGGAGGAGCAGGCGATCGCCGAGGCCAACGCGGCGCTGGAGGGCGCGGGCGGCCAGGTCACCAGTGACGGGCGCTTCCTCGAGGAGGCCGTGGCGGAGCCGGCGCCGTTCTGA
- a CDS encoding MarR family winged helix-turn-helix transcriptional regulator, which translates to MGDGHTAAAADVRWLNVEEQGVWRAFLTANTLLMAHIDEDAKRFDLNASEYAILVLLSEAEGQELRMAHLADALCHSRSRVTHTVQRMEHKGLVVRIASGDDRRGVIARLTDAGQARLTEAAPDHVALVRRHLFDLVSPEDLAVFGRVLNAISDDLAEGHPESDLR; encoded by the coding sequence ATGGGGGATGGTCACACGGCGGCTGCCGCGGACGTGCGGTGGCTCAACGTCGAGGAGCAGGGTGTCTGGCGGGCTTTCCTGACCGCCAACACCCTGCTCATGGCGCACATCGACGAGGACGCGAAGCGTTTTGACCTGAACGCGAGCGAGTACGCCATCCTGGTCCTGCTCTCCGAGGCCGAGGGCCAGGAGCTGCGCATGGCGCATCTCGCCGACGCGCTGTGCCACAGCCGGAGCCGGGTCACGCACACCGTCCAGCGCATGGAGCACAAGGGGCTGGTCGTCCGGATCGCCTCGGGCGACGACCGCCGCGGTGTCATCGCCCGGCTCACCGACGCCGGTCAGGCGCGCCTCACCGAGGCCGCACCCGACCACGTCGCCCTGGTCCGCCGGCACCTGTTCGACCTGGTGTCGCCCGAGGACCTGGCCGTCTTCGGCCGCGTGCTCAACGCGATCTCCGACGACCTGGCCGAAGGCCACCCCGAGTCCGACCTCCGGTAA
- a CDS encoding ABC transporter permease, whose amino-acid sequence MTWFLDNFSHIRDLALTHLWLSIVPVVLGFVIAVPVGWWAQRHSRWRALVLGSGGILYSLPSLPLLVILPGILGTSFLDPVNVVVVLTLYAVALLVRTAADAFAQLPPDVLDAATANGHSGLQRVVRVELPLAGPVLLAGVRVVSVSTVSLVTVGAIIGVTNLGSLFTDGFRRDFTTEIVIGVLAVVAIALLLDGLWVLLGRILLPWSTKTGRAA is encoded by the coding sequence ATGACCTGGTTCCTCGACAACTTCTCCCACATCCGCGACCTGGCGCTGACGCACCTGTGGCTGAGCATCGTGCCGGTCGTGCTGGGCTTCGTGATCGCAGTGCCGGTCGGGTGGTGGGCACAGCGGCACTCCCGTTGGCGCGCCCTGGTCCTCGGCTCGGGCGGCATCCTCTACTCGTTGCCGTCGCTGCCGCTCCTGGTGATCCTCCCGGGCATCCTCGGCACGAGCTTCCTCGACCCGGTCAACGTGGTCGTCGTCCTGACCCTGTACGCCGTGGCCCTGCTCGTGCGGACCGCGGCTGATGCCTTCGCGCAGCTGCCACCCGACGTACTCGATGCGGCGACGGCCAACGGCCACTCCGGCCTCCAGCGTGTGGTGCGGGTCGAGCTGCCGTTGGCCGGGCCGGTGCTGCTCGCCGGGGTGCGCGTCGTCTCGGTCAGCACCGTCAGCCTGGTCACGGTCGGCGCCATCATCGGTGTGACGAACCTGGGCTCGCTCTTCACCGACGGCTTCCGGCGCGACTTCACCACGGAGATCGTGATCGGAGTGCTGGCCGTCGTCGCGATCGCCTTGCTCCTCGACGGGTTGTGGGTGCTTCTCGGGCGGATCCTGCTGCCCTGGTCGACGAAGACGGGGCGCGCGGCATGA
- a CDS encoding ABC transporter ATP-binding protein — MIEYRNVGKTFADGTPAVGDFSLVLPSHTTTVLVGSSGCGKTTLLRMVNRMVDPSAGQVLIDDVDVATRNPVDLRRSIGYVMQHAGLLPHRRVVDNVAVPLRLVGVPRAEARTRALDALEKVGLDAALAEKYPRQLSGGQQQRVGVARGLVADPNILLMDEPFGAVDPIVRDDLQQELLRLQRELGKTIVFVTHDIDEAFLLGDQVVILRKGGEVAQVGTPAEILAAPADDFVRSFVGLDKGRRTLRIQEVDGQRIVVDGEGRAAGVLA; from the coding sequence GTGATCGAGTACCGCAACGTCGGCAAGACCTTCGCGGACGGCACTCCCGCGGTCGGCGACTTCAGCCTCGTGCTGCCGTCGCACACCACCACCGTCCTCGTCGGCTCGTCCGGCTGCGGCAAGACGACGCTGCTGCGCATGGTCAACCGCATGGTCGATCCGTCCGCTGGCCAGGTCCTGATCGACGACGTCGACGTGGCGACGCGCAACCCGGTCGACCTGCGCCGCAGCATCGGCTACGTCATGCAGCACGCCGGACTGCTCCCGCACCGCCGGGTGGTCGACAACGTCGCGGTGCCGCTGCGGCTCGTGGGGGTGCCCCGGGCAGAGGCCCGGACGCGTGCGCTCGACGCGCTGGAGAAGGTCGGGCTCGATGCTGCGCTGGCGGAGAAGTATCCGCGGCAGCTCTCCGGCGGCCAGCAGCAGCGCGTCGGTGTCGCGCGTGGCCTGGTCGCCGACCCGAACATCCTGCTGATGGACGAGCCGTTCGGCGCGGTCGACCCGATCGTGCGCGACGACCTCCAGCAGGAGCTGCTCCGCCTCCAGCGCGAGCTCGGCAAGACCATCGTCTTCGTCACCCACGACATCGACGAGGCCTTCCTGCTCGGCGACCAGGTCGTGATCCTGCGCAAGGGCGGCGAGGTGGCCCAGGTCGGCACGCCGGCCGAGATCCTCGCGGCTCCGGCCGACGACTTCGTGCGCAGCTTCGTCGGGCTCGACAAGGGCCGGCGCACGCTGCGGATCCAGGAGGTCGACGGACAGCGCATCGTCGTCGACGGCGAGGGCCGGGCCGCGGGCGTCCTCGCATGA
- a CDS encoding ABC transporter substrate-binding protein, with protein sequence MNTNPILAGFLAAALGVGLAACGGDPTKAGSDGDSKGDAIVVGSAAFGESEILAEIYAGALNADGIEATTRLDIDQREAYIGAIKEGSIDLFPEYTGNLLLFLDPNATATAPDEVNKALEAALPKGLDILEPSAAEDKDSLNVTAAFAKEHDVTSIADLAEVDGLKLAANPEFKTRAYGIPGLEKLYGITDIAFTAISDGGGPATLKALTSGKVDVADIYSTTPSIAANNLVTLEDPKNLIAAQNVVPLIREDATSEKVAAVLDEVSEKLTTEALLELNTALAGPSKPSAAKVAEQWLKANGFA encoded by the coding sequence ATGAACACCAACCCGATCCTCGCCGGATTCCTGGCGGCAGCACTCGGAGTGGGCCTCGCGGCGTGCGGTGGTGACCCGACGAAGGCGGGCTCCGACGGGGACAGCAAGGGCGACGCGATCGTGGTCGGCTCGGCGGCGTTCGGCGAGAGCGAGATCCTGGCCGAGATCTATGCGGGCGCGTTGAACGCGGACGGCATCGAGGCGACGACGCGGCTGGACATCGACCAGCGGGAGGCCTACATCGGCGCGATCAAGGAGGGGTCCATCGACCTCTTCCCGGAGTACACCGGCAACCTCCTGCTCTTCCTCGACCCGAACGCGACCGCCACTGCCCCCGACGAGGTCAACAAGGCGCTGGAGGCGGCCCTGCCGAAGGGGCTCGACATCCTCGAGCCGTCGGCGGCTGAGGACAAGGACTCCCTCAACGTGACGGCTGCGTTCGCGAAGGAGCACGACGTCACCTCGATCGCTGACCTGGCCGAGGTGGACGGGCTGAAGCTGGCCGCCAACCCGGAGTTCAAGACCCGGGCCTACGGCATCCCCGGCCTCGAGAAGCTCTACGGCATCACTGACATCGCCTTCACCGCGATCTCGGACGGCGGCGGCCCGGCGACGCTCAAGGCGCTCACCTCGGGCAAGGTCGACGTCGCCGACATCTACTCCACGACGCCGTCCATCGCGGCCAACAACCTGGTGACCCTCGAGGACCCGAAGAACCTGATCGCGGCCCAGAACGTGGTCCCGCTGATCCGTGAGGACGCCACCTCGGAGAAGGTCGCTGCGGTGCTCGACGAGGTCTCGGAGAAGCTGACCACCGAGGCGTTGCTCGAGCTGAACACTGCCCTTGCGGGGCCGTCGAAGCCGAGCGCGGCCAAGGTCGCGGAGCAGTGGCTGAAGGCAAACGGCTTCGCCTGA
- a CDS encoding ABC transporter permease — protein MSSVFVEAADWLADPVHWSGVDGIPHRLLEHVGYSALTVAIASVVALPLGLWIGHTGRFRGFAIALTGAVRALPTLGLLTLAVLWVGIGLTAPIVALVVLAIPPLLAGAYAGIEAVDRRTVDAARAQGMTEWQVLARVEVPLALPLILGGVRSAVLQVVATATIAAYIGLGGLGRYLIDGVAVRDYPQTLSGSLVVVLLALVLDGAFAVVQRLAVRAA, from the coding sequence ATGAGCAGCGTCTTCGTGGAGGCCGCGGACTGGCTGGCCGACCCTGTCCACTGGAGTGGCGTGGACGGCATCCCGCACCGGCTGCTGGAGCACGTGGGCTATTCCGCGCTCACTGTCGCCATCGCCAGCGTCGTCGCGCTCCCGCTCGGGCTCTGGATCGGTCACACCGGACGCTTCCGTGGGTTCGCGATCGCGCTGACCGGCGCAGTGCGTGCCCTGCCGACCCTCGGGCTGCTGACCCTGGCGGTGCTCTGGGTCGGCATCGGACTGACCGCCCCGATCGTGGCGCTCGTCGTGCTCGCCATCCCGCCCCTGCTCGCCGGTGCCTACGCAGGCATCGAGGCGGTCGACCGACGCACCGTCGACGCCGCGCGTGCCCAGGGGATGACCGAGTGGCAGGTGCTCGCTCGCGTCGAGGTGCCGCTGGCCCTCCCGCTGATCCTCGGTGGCGTCCGGTCCGCCGTGCTGCAGGTCGTGGCAACCGCGACCATCGCGGCGTACATCGGGCTGGGTGGGCTCGGCCGCTACCTGATCGACGGCGTCGCTGTCCGCGACTACCCCCAGACCCTGTCGGGCTCGCTGGTGGTCGTGCTGCTGGCGCTGGTCCTGGACGGCGCATTCGCCGTTGTGCAACGTCTGGCCGTGCGTGCGGCCTGA
- a CDS encoding acetyl-CoA C-acetyltransferase, whose translation MPEAVIVSAARTPIGRAFKGSLKDMRPDDLAAVAIQAAFDKIPSFDPTLVDDLMLGCGLPGGESGFNMAKVVNTILGLDTVPGATITRYCASSVQTTRMALHAIKAGEGDIFVSAGVETVSRFGNGTSDTPGAENPLFADARARTEATSANNTTWTEPRDAGLIPDAYITMGQTAENVATLRGISRQEMDEFATRSQNLAEKAIADGFWAREITPVTTPDGTVVTADDGPRAGVTYDAMAALKPVFRADGTVTAGNCCALNDGAAAVVIMSDTKAAELGLTPLARVVSTGVSGLSPEIMGLGPVEAVKNALRYANMSINDIDLVEINEAFAAQVIPSYQDLGIDIDRLNINGGAIAVGHPFGMTGARLQNTLLNSLEWHDKSTGLITMCVGGGQGMALILERI comes from the coding sequence ATGCCCGAGGCAGTGATCGTTTCAGCAGCCCGCACGCCGATCGGCCGTGCGTTCAAGGGTTCGCTGAAGGACATGCGTCCCGACGACCTGGCCGCGGTTGCGATCCAGGCTGCGTTCGACAAGATCCCGTCGTTCGACCCCACCCTGGTCGACGACCTGATGCTCGGTTGCGGTCTCCCCGGCGGCGAGTCCGGATTCAACATGGCCAAGGTCGTCAACACCATCCTCGGCCTCGACACTGTCCCGGGTGCCACGATCACCCGCTACTGCGCCTCGTCGGTGCAGACCACCCGCATGGCCCTGCACGCGATCAAGGCCGGCGAAGGCGACATCTTCGTCTCCGCCGGTGTCGAGACCGTGTCCCGCTTCGGCAACGGCACCTCCGACACCCCGGGTGCCGAGAACCCGCTCTTCGCCGACGCGCGCGCCCGCACCGAGGCGACGTCGGCCAACAACACCACCTGGACCGAGCCGCGCGACGCGGGCCTGATCCCGGATGCCTACATCACGATGGGCCAGACCGCGGAGAACGTCGCCACCCTGCGCGGCATCTCGCGCCAGGAGATGGACGAGTTCGCGACCCGCTCGCAGAACCTCGCCGAGAAGGCGATCGCCGACGGCTTCTGGGCCCGCGAGATCACCCCGGTCACGACCCCCGACGGCACTGTCGTCACCGCTGACGACGGCCCGCGCGCCGGCGTCACGTACGACGCGATGGCCGCGCTCAAGCCGGTCTTCCGTGCCGACGGCACCGTCACCGCGGGCAACTGCTGTGCCCTCAACGACGGCGCCGCTGCCGTCGTGATCATGTCTGACACGAAGGCCGCCGAGCTCGGCCTGACGCCGCTGGCCCGCGTGGTCTCCACCGGCGTCTCGGGCCTGTCGCCGGAGATCATGGGCCTCGGCCCGGTCGAGGCGGTCAAGAACGCGCTGCGCTACGCCAACATGTCGATCAACGACATCGACCTCGTCGAGATCAACGAGGCCTTCGCCGCGCAGGTCATCCCGTCGTACCAGGACCTCGGCATCGACATCGACCGCCTCAACATCAACGGCGGCGCGATCGCGGTCGGTCACCCGTTCGGCATGACGGGCGCCCGCCTGCAGAACACCCTGCTGAACTCGCTGGAGTGGCACGACAAGTCCACCGGCCTGATCACGATGTGCGTCGGGGGCGGCCAGGGCATGGCCCTCATCCTCGAGCGCATCTGA
- the ettA gene encoding energy-dependent translational throttle protein EttA — MAEYVFTLRNVRKAHGDKVVLDNVTLSFLHGAKIGIVGPNGTGKSSLLRIMAGLDKANNGDAILDPGATVGMLQQEPPLTEGKTVLENVEEAVIEVKTKMRRLDEAYGEMGDPDADMDALMAETGELQTYLDGIGAWDLDSRLDQAMDALRCPPPDVLVDNLSGGERRRVALCKLLLQQPDLLLLDEPTNHLDAESVQWLEGHLKSYPGAVLAITHDRYFLDNVAEWILELDRGKTHPYEGNYSTYLETKKDRLKIEGQKDAKRAKMLEKELEWVRSNAKARQTKSKSRLARYEELAAEADKARKIDTADINIPPGPRLGDIVLEAQNLTKGFEDRTLWHDMSFTLPRAGIVGVVGPNGVGKTTLFRMITGNETPDEGKLTVGQTVKLSYVDQSRGGIDPNKNVWEVVSDGLDFIKVANFEMNSRAYVASFGFKGPDQQKKAGVLSGGERNRLNLALTLKQGGNVLLLDEPTNDLDVETLSALEDALLDFPGCAVVTSHDRWFLDRIATHILAWEGDEEDGGKWFWFEGNFASYEENKIERLGIEAARPHRVTHRRLTRD, encoded by the coding sequence ATGGCTGAATACGTTTTCACGCTCCGCAACGTGCGCAAGGCCCACGGCGACAAGGTGGTGCTCGACAACGTCACCCTCTCGTTCCTGCACGGCGCGAAGATCGGCATCGTCGGTCCCAACGGCACGGGCAAGTCGTCGCTGCTGCGGATCATGGCCGGTCTCGACAAGGCCAACAACGGTGACGCCATCCTCGACCCCGGCGCCACGGTCGGCATGCTCCAGCAGGAGCCGCCGCTGACCGAGGGCAAGACGGTCCTCGAGAACGTCGAGGAGGCCGTGATCGAGGTCAAGACCAAGATGCGCCGCCTCGACGAGGCCTATGGCGAGATGGGCGACCCCGACGCTGACATGGACGCGCTCATGGCCGAGACCGGCGAGCTGCAGACCTACCTCGACGGCATCGGTGCGTGGGACCTCGACTCCCGCCTGGACCAGGCCATGGACGCGCTGCGCTGCCCGCCGCCGGACGTCCTCGTCGACAACCTCTCCGGTGGTGAGCGCCGCCGCGTCGCGCTCTGCAAGCTGCTGCTCCAGCAGCCCGACCTGCTGCTCCTCGACGAGCCCACCAACCACCTCGACGCCGAGTCGGTGCAGTGGCTCGAGGGTCACCTCAAGAGCTACCCCGGCGCCGTCCTGGCGATCACCCACGACCGGTACTTCCTCGACAACGTCGCCGAGTGGATCCTCGAGCTCGACCGGGGCAAGACGCACCCCTACGAGGGCAACTACTCGACGTACCTCGAGACGAAGAAGGACCGCCTCAAGATAGAGGGCCAGAAGGACGCCAAGCGCGCGAAGATGCTCGAGAAGGAACTCGAGTGGGTGCGCTCCAACGCCAAGGCCCGCCAGACCAAGTCCAAGTCGCGTCTGGCTCGCTACGAGGAGCTTGCGGCTGAGGCTGACAAGGCCCGCAAGATCGACACCGCTGACATCAACATCCCGCCGGGCCCGCGCCTCGGTGACATCGTGCTCGAGGCCCAGAACCTGACCAAGGGCTTCGAGGACCGCACCCTGTGGCACGACATGTCGTTCACGCTGCCGCGCGCCGGCATCGTCGGCGTCGTCGGCCCCAACGGTGTCGGCAAGACCACGCTGTTCCGGATGATCACCGGCAACGAGACGCCCGACGAGGGCAAGCTCACCGTCGGCCAGACCGTGAAGCTGTCCTACGTCGACCAGAGCCGTGGCGGCATCGACCCGAACAAGAACGTCTGGGAGGTCGTGTCCGACGGCCTGGACTTCATCAAGGTCGCCAACTTCGAGATGAACTCGCGCGCCTACGTCGCGTCGTTCGGCTTCAAGGGCCCGGACCAGCAGAAGAAGGCCGGTGTCCTCTCCGGTGGTGAGCGCAACCGCCTCAACCTGGCGCTGACCCTCAAGCAGGGTGGCAACGTGCTGCTCCTCGACGAGCCCACCAACGACCTCGACGTCGAGACGCTGTCGGCCCTCGAGGACGCGCTGCTGGACTTCCCGGGCTGCGCCGTGGTCACCTCCCACGACCGGTGGTTCCTCGACCGCATCGCCACCCACATCCTCGCCTGGGAAGGCGACGAGGAGGACGGCGGCAAGTGGTTCTGGTTCGAGGGCAACTTCGCCTCCTACGAGGAGAACAAGATCGAGCGCCTCGGCATCGAGGCAGCCCGCCCGCACCGTGTCACCCACCGCCGCCTGACCCGCGACTGA
- a CDS encoding acyl-CoA thioesterase: MRHTYECQLRWADMDLLGHVNNVTYLDYLQEARIDMLLTHAPEERLTALAEGGQILSHEVQYAAPLTFRLRPVHIDTWVTSVDGDTFTLAHEVYDEPRDEDGARTVYLRARSTLAFFDFELGERRPLTGDDRAVLASFSEDDVLGERAAYTEPRDVDFGDYAIRVRFSDLDAFGVVDEVQYFEFFQEARIDYLTRVWKASGVTMDRAPMVIAQMDVDYLVPITFRTEPFEVRSWISRVGGSSFVIESELRDGQTAYSRARVVLVTFDPVTQKAAPAPEALRELLLAQLP; this comes from the coding sequence GTGCGACACACCTATGAGTGCCAGCTGCGCTGGGCGGACATGGACCTCCTTGGCCACGTGAACAACGTGACCTACCTGGACTACCTCCAGGAGGCGAGGATCGACATGCTGCTGACCCACGCGCCCGAGGAGCGGCTCACGGCGCTCGCGGAAGGCGGCCAGATCCTCAGCCACGAGGTGCAGTACGCCGCGCCGCTGACGTTCCGACTCCGGCCGGTCCACATCGACACGTGGGTCACCTCGGTGGACGGGGACACGTTCACCCTGGCCCACGAGGTCTACGACGAGCCGCGCGACGAGGACGGTGCCCGCACCGTCTACCTCCGCGCCCGCAGCACGCTGGCCTTCTTCGACTTCGAGCTCGGCGAGCGCCGCCCACTGACCGGGGACGACCGGGCGGTGCTGGCCAGCTTCAGCGAGGACGACGTCCTCGGCGAGCGGGCGGCGTACACGGAGCCGAGGGACGTGGACTTCGGCGACTACGCCATCCGGGTCCGGTTCTCCGACCTCGACGCGTTCGGTGTCGTCGACGAGGTGCAGTACTTCGAGTTCTTCCAGGAGGCGCGCATCGACTACCTGACCCGGGTCTGGAAGGCCTCGGGGGTGACGATGGACCGCGCGCCGATGGTGATCGCGCAGATGGACGTCGACTACCTGGTGCCGATCACGTTCCGCACCGAGCCGTTCGAGGTGCGCTCGTGGATATCGCGGGTCGGCGGCTCCTCATTCGTCATCGAGAGCGAGCTGCGCGACGGGCAGACGGCGTACAGCCGGGCCCGCGTCGTACTCGTGACGTTCGATCCGGTCACCCAGAAGGCTGCGCCGGCACCTGAGGCTCTCCGTGAGCTGCTGCTCGCCCAGCTGCCCTGA
- a CDS encoding cysteine dioxygenase, whose translation MNPGTSPSLTLDELTAWTHRIAAEVREGKHEIHADASERWHVRVHCDEQVDVWLISWTEDQGTELHDHGGSAGAYTVVEGQLTEVAWSGRAEGGSLVDVVRASGETVVFGSRYVHDVRNLHPETAVSVHAYSPPLSLMHFYDVDSGRLVQRAAAWTDDPEAPAPDRLAS comes from the coding sequence ATGAACCCCGGCACGTCTCCTTCGCTCACCCTGGACGAGCTCACCGCCTGGACCCACCGCATCGCCGCGGAGGTCCGGGAGGGCAAGCACGAGATCCACGCCGACGCCTCCGAGCGCTGGCACGTCCGGGTGCACTGTGACGAGCAGGTCGACGTCTGGCTGATCAGCTGGACCGAGGACCAGGGCACGGAACTGCACGACCACGGTGGCTCTGCCGGTGCCTACACCGTCGTCGAGGGGCAGCTGACCGAGGTGGCGTGGAGCGGTCGTGCCGAGGGCGGCAGCCTGGTCGACGTCGTCCGCGCGTCGGGGGAGACGGTTGTATTCGGCAGCCGATACGTTCACGATGTGCGCAACCTCCACCCCGAGACCGCTGTCAGCGTCCACGCCTACTCGCCGCCGTTGTCGTTGATGCACTTCTACGACGTGGACTCGGGCCGGCTGGTGCAGCGCGCGGCCGCCTGGACCGACGACCCCGAGGCCCCGGCGCCGGATCGACTCGCGTCGTGA